The following proteins are co-located in the Pochonia chlamydosporia 170 chromosome 6, whole genome shotgun sequence genome:
- a CDS encoding sugar porter (SP) family MFS transporter (similar to Coccidioides immitis RS XP_001242512.1), translating to MTDLAGKPDAERIAPLNLHVAQDVEHIEAPVTWKAYLLCAFASVGGIFFGYDIGYINGVLGSSIFINAVMGPGHKELSENYSSLIVSILSCGTFFGALIAGDLADWFGRKWTVIMGCGVYMIGVIVQMITSPNSSLGPIVSGRLIAGLGVGFESAIVILYMSEICPRKVRGALVAGYQFCITIGIMLASIVVYATKDLTTTAVYRIPIAIQFLWALILGCGLLFLPDSPRYFVKKGQLQQAIDSLSRIRGQPKSSEYILSELAEIVANEEYERALIPDTAWLGSWASCFKGGLWKPNSNLRRTILGTSLQMMQQWTGINFIFYYSTPFLQSTGAISNTFLISLIFTLINVFSTPLSFWTVERFGRRKILLVGATGMLICQFLVAAIGVSVGFNHTHPDPSKPGKDIANNIPAVNAQIALIAVFIFWFASTWGPGAWIVIGEIFPLPIRSRGVGMSTASNWLWNTIIAVITPYMVGKDKGNLKSSVFFIWGGLCTCALVYTYFLVPETKGLSLEQVDKMMEETTPRHSAKWKPTTTFASTVGTSEILEQKITNLAE from the exons ATGACAGACCTTGCGGGCAAACCAGACGCCGAAAGGATAGCGCCCCTCAATCTACATGTCGCGCAAGATGTTGAGCACATCGAAGCGCCGGTCACATGGAAAGCCTACCTGCTCTGCGCGTTCGCCTCCGTCGGTGGCATATTTTTTGGCTACGATATTGGGTACATTAATGGTGTTCTTGGTTCCAGCATTTTCATCAATGCAGTTATGGGACCGGGGCACAAAGAGCTCTCGGAAAACTACTCGTCTCTGATCGTTTCTATTCTTTCGTGTGGGACCTTCTTTGGCGCCTTGATTGCTGGAGATTTAGCAGATTGGTTCGGTCGCAAGTGGACTGTTATTATGGGCTGCGGTGTTTATATGATTGGAGTTATTGTTCAGATGATAACTAGTCCCAATTCTTCTCTGGGGCCAATTGTTTCTGGGCGCCTTATCGCTGGTCTTGGAGTTGGATTCGAATCGGCTATCGTTATCCTGTACATGTCAGAAATT TGTCCTCGCAAAGTCCGTGGCGCCCTTGTAGCAGGCTACCAATTTTGCATAACGATTGGCATTATGCTAGCATCTATCGTGGTATACGCAACTAAAGATCTTACTACAACCGCTGTTTACCGTATACCCATCGCTATCCAGTTTCTATGGGCATTAATCCTCGGTTGCGGTTTATTATTTCTTCCTGACTCGCCCCGATATTTCGTTAAGAAGGGGCAGTTACAGCAGGCGATTGACTCGCTTTCTCGTATTCGAGGCCAGCCCAAGTCATCAGAATATATCCTGAGCGAACTTGCCGAAATTGTTGCCAACGAGGAATATGAGCGTGCTCTTATCCCCGATACTGCTTGGCTAGGGAGCTGGGCTAGCTGCTTTAAAGGTGGACTGTGGAAGCCTAATTCTAACCTCCGCCGGACTATTCTGGGCACGTCTCTTCAAATGATGCAGCAATG GACTGGCATTAACTTTATCTTCTATTACTCGACCCCATTCCTCCAGTCCACTGGCGCTATTAGCAACACCTTCCTCATTTCCCTTATCTTCACTCTTATTAATGTCTTCTCTACACCCTTGTCGTTCTGGACTGTTGAACGGTTTGGCCGCCGCAAAATTCTTCTCGTTGGCGCCACGGGGATGCTCATTTGCCAGTTCCTCGTTGCGGCAATCGGAGTGTCCGTTGGGTTTAATCATACCCACCCGGACCCTAGTAAGCCTGGTAAAGATATCGCAAATAACATTCCTGCTGTTAACGCACAAATTGCCCTAATTGCTGTTTTTATCTTCTGGTTTGCATCTACCTGGGGCCCAGGGGCCTGGATCGTTATCGGAGAAATCTTCCCCCTTCCAATTCGATCTCGTGGCGTTGGCATGTCTACTGCGTCTAACTGGCTTTGGAATACTATCATTGCGGTCATAACCCCTTACATGGTTGGTAAAGATAAGGGCAACTTGAAATCGTCGGTCTTCTTTATTTGGGGCGGTCTGTGTACATGTGCCTTGGTTTACACCTACTTCTTAGTCCCTGAGACGAAGGGTCTGTCCCTGGAGCAGGTGGATaagatgatggaggagacTACACCCCGTCACTCTGCTAAGTGGAAGCCTACTACGACCTTTGCTAGTACGGTCGGTACTAGTGAAATCCTTGAGCAAAAGATTACCAATCTTGCCGAATGA